One Streptomyces sp. SAI-135 DNA segment encodes these proteins:
- a CDS encoding alpha/beta hydrolase-fold protein encodes MGLTSETTVYVMAALAAVCVALLVWRWPRFARQGLPQVLGRLAALGATQVVILAAFACWLNSSYQFFGSWSELLGRVETAPVGVTPAGNHGGAGSVDGVAAQGALVQPASDEQLGRVSGLPTGPAAVTGRVESVKVVGRRTGVVDPAFVYLPPQYFQKAYRRQRFPVIVALSGYPGSIFNLAQHLRVPQTAGALQKSGRMQPTVMVMIRPTIAPPRDTECVDVPGGPQTETFLAKDLPDALKSAYRVGHDASAWGVMGYSSGGSCALQLAMRDPHVYPTAAALSPDYKVKDDPTTGNLFGSGPGRTERINGHDLMWRLAHLPAPEVSVLVAESRHGERGYPRTQAFIRAVKAPMRVVSILPEHGSHNFPTWVQEMPPALRWMSGQLTFPQDVVPRHHRKGPTAADQPRPGWRGP; translated from the coding sequence ATGGGTCTGACCAGCGAGACGACCGTGTACGTGATGGCGGCACTCGCCGCCGTGTGTGTGGCCCTGCTGGTCTGGCGGTGGCCGCGGTTCGCCCGGCAGGGCCTGCCGCAGGTGCTCGGACGCCTGGCGGCGCTCGGGGCCACCCAGGTGGTGATCCTCGCCGCGTTCGCCTGCTGGCTGAACTCCTCGTACCAGTTCTTCGGCTCGTGGAGCGAACTCCTCGGCCGCGTGGAGACGGCCCCCGTCGGGGTGACACCGGCGGGGAACCACGGCGGCGCCGGCTCGGTCGACGGCGTCGCCGCGCAGGGGGCGCTGGTGCAGCCCGCCTCCGACGAGCAGCTCGGCCGGGTCAGCGGACTGCCCACCGGCCCCGCGGCGGTGACCGGCCGGGTCGAGTCCGTGAAGGTCGTCGGCCGCCGCACGGGTGTGGTCGACCCGGCGTTCGTCTATCTGCCGCCGCAGTACTTCCAGAAGGCGTACCGGCGCCAGCGCTTCCCCGTGATCGTCGCGCTCAGCGGCTACCCGGGCAGCATCTTCAACCTCGCGCAGCATCTGCGGGTGCCGCAGACGGCCGGGGCGCTGCAGAAGAGCGGCCGGATGCAGCCGACCGTCATGGTGATGATCCGGCCGACGATCGCCCCGCCGCGCGACACCGAGTGCGTCGACGTACCGGGCGGCCCGCAGACCGAGACCTTCCTGGCCAAGGACCTTCCCGACGCCCTGAAGTCCGCCTACCGGGTCGGCCATGACGCCAGTGCCTGGGGGGTCATGGGCTACTCCTCCGGCGGCAGCTGCGCCCTTCAGCTGGCGATGCGCGACCCGCACGTCTACCCGACGGCCGCGGCCCTGTCGCCCGACTACAAGGTCAAGGACGACCCGACGACCGGCAACCTCTTCGGCAGCGGGCCCGGCCGCACCGAGCGGATCAACGGCCACGACCTGATGTGGCGGCTGGCGCACCTGCCCGCCCCCGAGGTCTCCGTCCTGGTGGCCGAGAGCAGGCACGGCGAGCGTGGCTATCCCCGCACGCAGGCCTTCATCCGGGCCGTCAAGGCACCCATGCGGGTCGTGTCGATCCTGCCGGAGCACGGCAGCCACAACTTCCCCACCTGGGTGCAGGAGATGCCCCCCGCCCTGCGGTGGATGAGCGGGCAGCTGACGTTCCCGCAGGACGTCGTGCCCCGTCACCACAGGAAGGGGCCGACGGCCGCGGACCAGCCGAGGCCCGGATGGCGCGGGCCTTGA
- a CDS encoding putative T7SS-secreted protein — protein MADNPYPSLGWNPVPGVPEQVTSLYGKVKAAADTLNNCHRQIEYLLGASSSWQGDAASAFRDTLDGDLKTAMMNAGNSLDKAAAALGKWQGELTSHRDLAKKYDDAARENKADADKARTRYDQAKENPDLKLAGKEYPSQAEADAATERLRAAERELNEATTHLNNANAAYNDVIAKAKELEGTHTDAAETVARSLDEADDKLAPKEPGWFDKALSAIGEGLKAVGEFLVEHAGTIGAIAGLLALLPTPLAPVFAGIAVVASGVSMAKNLASEDFRDALTGKYGFKEGAFAMASLVGDGLGMVPGVGALAKAGSEAALAAAVAREGGEALSLGSKLGTFGKEIVPAFSYKALDVATSPATGALQYGINGVNVAANMASSLESLDVFPKNGPGHDASEVTKGLAASTGLKGGASDLLLGFSELMSGVRL, from the coding sequence GTGGCCGACAACCCGTACCCGAGCCTCGGCTGGAACCCGGTACCCGGGGTACCCGAGCAGGTCACCTCCCTCTACGGCAAGGTGAAGGCCGCGGCCGACACGCTCAACAACTGCCACCGTCAGATCGAGTACCTGCTCGGGGCGAGCTCCAGCTGGCAGGGCGACGCGGCGAGCGCCTTCCGGGACACCCTGGACGGCGACCTCAAGACCGCCATGATGAACGCCGGGAATTCGCTCGACAAAGCCGCCGCGGCGCTCGGCAAATGGCAGGGCGAACTGACCTCGCACCGCGACCTGGCCAAGAAGTACGACGATGCCGCGCGCGAGAACAAGGCCGACGCCGACAAGGCCCGTACCCGATACGACCAGGCCAAGGAGAACCCGGACCTCAAACTCGCCGGCAAGGAATATCCCAGCCAGGCCGAGGCGGATGCCGCCACGGAGCGTCTCCGTGCGGCCGAACGCGAACTGAACGAGGCCACCACTCACCTCAACAACGCCAACGCCGCCTACAACGACGTCATCGCGAAGGCGAAGGAGTTGGAGGGCACCCACACCGACGCGGCCGAGACCGTCGCACGCAGCCTCGACGAGGCCGACGACAAGCTCGCCCCCAAGGAGCCGGGGTGGTTCGACAAGGCCCTCAGCGCCATCGGCGAGGGCCTCAAGGCGGTCGGCGAGTTCCTCGTGGAGCACGCCGGAACCATCGGCGCGATCGCGGGCCTGCTGGCCCTGCTCCCGACGCCGCTGGCGCCGGTCTTCGCGGGGATCGCGGTCGTGGCGAGCGGGGTGTCGATGGCGAAGAACCTCGCGAGCGAGGACTTCAGGGATGCGCTGACGGGCAAGTACGGTTTCAAGGAAGGCGCGTTCGCCATGGCCTCGCTGGTCGGTGACGGCCTTGGCATGGTCCCCGGCGTCGGCGCCCTCGCCAAGGCAGGCAGCGAGGCTGCTCTCGCGGCGGCGGTCGCCCGGGAGGGGGGCGAGGCCCTGTCGCTGGGCTCGAAGCTGGGCACGTTCGGCAAGGAGATCGTGCCCGCCTTCAGCTACAAGGCTCTCGATGTGGCGACCTCCCCTGCCACCGGAGCGCTCCAGTACGGCATCAATGGCGTCAACGTGGCGGCGAACATGGCGTCGTCCTTGGAAAGCCTGGATGTGTTTCCGAAGAACGGTCCCGGACACGACGCGTCCGAGGTCACCAAGGGTCTGGCTGCCTCCACCGGTCTGAAGGGCGGAGCGAGTGACCTGCTCCTCGGCTTCAGCGAATTGATGAGCGGAGTCCGCCTGTGA
- a CDS encoding toxin-antitoxin system HicB family antitoxin: MDLTPYVDNLRRELAVAAEAGGDEARELAERLTAPLESATRLVMLNVLSAAMDEITRELAPGSVDVRLRGLDPDFVVTLPPVEGGAPAAPTAPLEPPRAPADGDEGGTARINLRLPAHLKTRAEEAAARDGLSVNAWLVRAVSAAVDGGPRPRPQGRAQNVGQSFTGWVR, encoded by the coding sequence ATGGACCTCACCCCGTATGTCGACAACCTCCGCCGCGAACTAGCGGTGGCTGCCGAAGCCGGAGGCGACGAAGCCCGTGAGCTGGCCGAGCGGCTGACCGCTCCCCTGGAGTCGGCGACCCGGCTGGTCATGCTCAACGTGCTCTCCGCCGCGATGGACGAGATCACCCGTGAACTCGCCCCCGGCTCGGTCGACGTGCGGCTGCGCGGACTCGACCCCGACTTCGTGGTGACGCTGCCCCCCGTCGAGGGCGGCGCCCCCGCGGCACCGACCGCACCCCTCGAACCGCCCAGGGCCCCGGCCGACGGCGACGAGGGCGGCACCGCGCGCATCAACCTGCGGCTGCCGGCCCACCTCAAGACGCGCGCCGAGGAGGCGGCGGCCCGCGACGGGCTGTCGGTCAACGCGTGGCTGGTGCGCGCGGTGTCCGCCGCGGTCGACGGCGGACCCCGGCCGCGTCCGCAGGGCAGGGCCCAGAACGTCGGACAGAGCTTCACGGGCTGGGTGCGCTAG
- a CDS encoding DUF4097 family beta strand repeat-containing protein, which translates to MPSFDTPEPIAVNAHVAAGSLRLAAGDRLDTVVEVRPRDPERDKDVRAAEQTEVTYASGVLTVRTKERRMLGPSGVADVTVELPAGSRVEVTGAWAQVLAEGRLGAVRVKTSVGDVRLDTTGPVELTASHGSIVVDRIEGRAEITTSSGNLRVGTVEGPAVLKNSNGNTHVGAVSGELRVSGANGAIDIACAEASVTGTSTNGVLRVAEVVRGDVQLETSNGSIEIGVREGTAAWLDVSSHRGLVRNTLTASEAPEESEDAVKVRARTNWGNIDVFRARA; encoded by the coding sequence ATGCCTTCTTTCGACACCCCCGAACCGATCGCGGTCAACGCCCATGTGGCCGCAGGTTCCCTCCGGCTCGCCGCCGGGGACCGCCTCGACACCGTCGTCGAGGTACGGCCGCGCGACCCGGAGCGGGACAAGGACGTACGGGCCGCCGAGCAGACCGAGGTCACCTACGCGAGCGGCGTCCTGACCGTGAGGACGAAGGAGCGGCGCATGCTCGGGCCCTCCGGCGTCGCCGACGTGACCGTCGAACTGCCCGCGGGGTCGCGGGTCGAGGTGACCGGCGCCTGGGCGCAGGTGCTCGCCGAGGGCAGGCTCGGCGCGGTCCGGGTGAAGACCTCGGTGGGTGACGTCCGCCTAGACACCACCGGGCCGGTCGAGCTCACCGCCTCCCACGGCTCGATCGTCGTCGACCGGATCGAGGGCAGGGCCGAGATCACCACCAGCTCCGGCAATCTGCGCGTGGGCACCGTCGAGGGCCCCGCCGTCCTGAAGAACTCGAACGGCAACACGCACGTCGGTGCCGTCTCCGGCGAGCTGCGCGTGAGCGGCGCCAACGGTGCCATCGACATCGCGTGTGCCGAGGCGTCGGTCACCGGAACCTCCACCAACGGCGTCCTCCGGGTGGCCGAAGTCGTCCGCGGGGACGTCCAGTTGGAGACCTCGAACGGCTCCATCGAGATCGGCGTCCGCGAGGGCACCGCCGCCTGGCTCGACGTCAGCTCCCACCGCGGCCTGGTCCGCAACACGCTCACCGCGTCCGAGGCCCCGGAGGAGTCCGAGGACGCGGTCAAGGTCCGCGCCCGCACCAACTGGGGCAACATCGACGTCTTCCGTGCCAGGGCCTGA
- a CDS encoding ATP-binding cassette domain-containing protein yields the protein MPSSVMSTSTQHVSGSPVAVSTDGLRKSYGDKVVLDGIDLRIPTGSVFALLGPNGAGKTTAVKILSTLVSADGGQAQVGGHDLAADPQGVRASIGVTGQFSAVDGLITGEENMLLMADLHHLSKAEGRRVTAELLERFDLTGAAKKPASTYSGGMKRRLDIAMTLVGDPRIIFLDEPTTGLDPRSRHTMWQIIRELVADGVTVFLTTQYLEEADQLADRIAVLHDGRIAAEGSAEELKRLVPGGHVRLRFTDPAAYRGAASALREAARDDETFTLQIPSDGSQRELRSILDWLDAAGVEADELTVHTPDLDDVFFALTGGTDQTKETVR from the coding sequence ATGCCTTCTTCTGTCATGTCCACGTCTACACAGCACGTGAGCGGTTCCCCGGTGGCCGTCTCCACCGACGGCCTGCGCAAGTCGTACGGCGACAAGGTCGTCCTCGACGGCATCGACCTGCGCATCCCCACCGGCTCGGTCTTCGCGCTGCTCGGGCCGAACGGGGCCGGCAAGACCACCGCCGTGAAGATCCTCTCCACGCTCGTGTCCGCAGACGGCGGGCAGGCCCAGGTGGGCGGGCACGACCTGGCCGCCGATCCGCAGGGTGTGCGTGCCTCGATCGGTGTCACCGGGCAGTTCTCGGCGGTGGACGGGCTGATCACCGGGGAGGAGAACATGCTGCTCATGGCGGACCTGCACCACCTCTCCAAGGCGGAGGGCCGCAGGGTCACCGCGGAGCTGCTGGAGCGCTTCGACCTGACCGGGGCGGCGAAGAAGCCCGCCTCCACCTACTCCGGCGGCATGAAGCGCCGCCTCGACATCGCCATGACGCTGGTCGGCGACCCGCGGATCATCTTCCTCGACGAGCCCACCACCGGCCTCGACCCCCGCTCCCGGCACACCATGTGGCAGATCATCAGGGAGCTGGTCGCCGACGGTGTCACGGTCTTCCTCACCACCCAGTACCTGGAGGAGGCCGACCAGCTCGCGGATCGCATCGCCGTCCTGCACGACGGACGGATCGCCGCCGAGGGCAGCGCCGAGGAGCTCAAGCGGCTCGTCCCCGGCGGACACGTCCGGCTGCGCTTCACCGACCCGGCCGCCTACCGCGGTGCCGCCTCCGCCCTGCGTGAGGCCGCACGGGACGACGAGACGTTCACCCTCCAGATCCCCAGCGACGGCAGCCAGCGCGAGCTGCGCTCGATCCTCGACTGGCTGGACGCCGCCGGCGTCGAGGCCGACGAGCTGACCGTGCACACACCCGACCTCGACGACGTGTTCTTCGCCCTGACCGGCGGCACCGACCAGACCAAGGAGACCGTCCGATGA
- a CDS encoding ABC transporter permease, whose translation MSTLSLAVRDSSTMLRRNLLHARRYPSLTLNLLLTPVMLLLLFVYIFGDTMSAGLGDGGGGRSEYLAYLVPGILMLTIGGTTIGTAVSVSMDMTEGIIARFRTMAIHRGSVLVGHVVGSVLQCVASVVLVGAVAVAIGFRSTGAGALEWVLALGLLSLVALALTWIAVGMGLSSPNPEAASNNAMPLMILPLLSSAFVPVDAMPGWFQPVAEYQPFTPAIETLRGLLLGTEIGNNGWIAVAWCLGLAVLGYLWSRSLFDREPK comes from the coding sequence ATGAGCACCCTCTCCCTCGCCGTGCGCGACTCGTCCACGATGCTGCGCCGCAACCTCCTGCACGCCCGGCGCTATCCCTCGCTCACCCTGAACCTGCTGCTCACGCCGGTCATGCTGTTGCTGCTCTTCGTCTACATCTTCGGCGACACCATGAGCGCGGGTCTCGGGGACGGCGGTGGCGGCCGCTCCGAGTACCTCGCCTACCTCGTCCCGGGCATCCTGATGCTGACCATCGGCGGCACCACGATCGGCACGGCGGTGTCCGTCTCCATGGACATGACTGAGGGCATCATCGCCCGCTTCCGGACGATGGCGATCCACCGCGGTTCGGTGCTCGTCGGGCACGTCGTCGGCAGCGTGCTCCAGTGCGTGGCGAGCGTGGTCCTCGTCGGGGCCGTCGCCGTGGCGATCGGGTTCCGCTCCACCGGCGCCGGCGCTCTGGAATGGGTCCTGGCGCTCGGGCTGCTGTCCCTCGTCGCGCTGGCCCTCACCTGGATCGCGGTCGGCATGGGCCTGTCCAGCCCGAACCCGGAGGCGGCCAGCAACAACGCCATGCCGCTGATGATCCTGCCCCTGCTCTCCAGCGCCTTCGTGCCGGTGGACGCCATGCCGGGCTGGTTCCAGCCGGTCGCCGAGTACCAGCCCTTCACCCCGGCCATCGAGACCCTGCGCGGACTGCTCCTCGGCACCGAGATCGGCAACAACGGCTGGATCGCCGTCGCCTGGTGCCTCGGGCTCGCGGTGCTCGGTTACCTCTGGTCCAGGTCGCTGTTCGACCGCGAGCCGAAGTAG
- a CDS encoding SHOCT domain-containing protein — translation MPGLLRGVARTAVVAGTATAVSNRVTRRQQGRWAAQQEYQAPPPPSASYAEPPTAPPAPDMTSKIEQLKQLGELKAQGVLTEAEFEEQKRRLLAA, via the coding sequence ATGCCAGGTCTCCTCCGCGGGGTCGCGCGCACCGCAGTCGTAGCCGGAACGGCGACCGCCGTATCGAACCGTGTGACCCGCAGGCAGCAGGGGCGGTGGGCGGCCCAGCAGGAATACCAGGCGCCCCCGCCCCCGTCGGCCTCCTACGCCGAACCGCCCACGGCTCCGCCCGCACCCGACATGACCAGCAAGATCGAGCAGCTCAAGCAGCTCGGCGAGCTGAAGGCCCAGGGGGTGCTCACCGAGGCCGAGTTCGAGGAGCAGAAGCGCAGGCTCCTGGCGGCGTGA
- a CDS encoding DUF6325 family protein, with product MSDEFEDVGPIDYLVVEFPGNRMTGEGFPILVDLVDRGLIRILDLMFVRKDEDGSVTGMEIADFTGDGELDLAVFEGASSGLLGQDDIDEAAKALEPGCSAGILLYENRWAAPFAAALRRGGARMVASGRIPVPAVVAALDAAEAAH from the coding sequence GTGAGCGACGAATTCGAAGACGTGGGTCCGATCGACTACCTGGTCGTCGAGTTCCCCGGCAACCGGATGACGGGCGAGGGCTTCCCCATCCTCGTCGATCTCGTGGACCGCGGACTCATCCGGATCCTGGACCTGATGTTCGTCAGGAAGGACGAGGACGGTTCGGTGACCGGCATGGAGATCGCCGACTTCACCGGTGACGGCGAACTCGACCTCGCCGTCTTCGAGGGAGCCTCGTCGGGGCTCCTCGGCCAGGACGACATCGATGAGGCCGCCAAGGCGCTGGAGCCCGGCTGCTCGGCCGGCATCCTGCTCTACGAGAACCGGTGGGCCGCGCCCTTCGCCGCCGCCCTGCGCCGGGGCGGGGCCCGGATGGTCGCCTCCGGGCGGATCCCGGTGCCCGCGGTCGTCGCCGCCCTCGACGCGGCCGAGGCCGCTCACTGA
- a CDS encoding DUF2252 domain-containing protein — translation MTENHLDGRELRHRTPRERAALGKAARAAVPRSSHAEFTPGPKRPDPLEIIEKQSAARLPELVPVRYGRMSESPFRFYRGAAAIMASDLAETPRTGFRTQLCGDAHMLNFRLLASPERRLMFDINDFDETLPGPWEWDVKRLAASLVIAGRANGFSTKERAAIVRATVRSYRENMRAFAGFGNLAVWYAQFDEKWVEERFGADLSARGRDRWTRALAKARSHDTLQVFGKLTVVIDGKRRIAPDPPLVTRLEELLPDDRRGQIEQQISRLIERYGKTLQSDRRFLLEQYRVADMARKVVGVGSVGTRCWIVLLLGRDDEDPLFLQAKEADESVLAPHVGATAYPTQGERVVSGQRLMQATSDIFLGWERVEGLDGRRRDFYVRQLRDWKWVAVAEDMVPRGMRTFGALCGVTLARAHARSGDRIAIAAYLGGGDSFDRALVTFAERYADQNERDHQALVDAVAAGRLRAQAG, via the coding sequence ATGACCGAGAACCATCTGGACGGCCGCGAGCTGCGGCACCGCACCCCGCGGGAGCGGGCCGCGCTGGGCAAGGCCGCGCGGGCCGCCGTCCCGCGCTCCAGCCACGCCGAGTTCACGCCCGGACCGAAACGGCCGGACCCCCTGGAGATCATCGAGAAGCAGTCGGCGGCACGGCTGCCCGAGCTCGTACCGGTCCGCTACGGGAGGATGTCCGAGTCCCCCTTCCGCTTCTACCGGGGAGCGGCCGCCATCATGGCGTCGGATCTCGCGGAGACGCCGAGGACGGGATTCAGGACCCAGCTGTGCGGCGACGCCCACATGTTGAACTTCCGGCTGCTGGCCTCACCCGAGCGCCGCCTCATGTTCGACATCAACGACTTCGACGAGACGCTCCCCGGCCCCTGGGAGTGGGACGTCAAACGCCTGGCCGCCAGCCTCGTCATCGCCGGCCGCGCGAACGGCTTCAGCACCAAGGAGCGGGCCGCGATCGTACGGGCCACCGTGCGCTCCTACCGGGAGAACATGCGCGCCTTCGCCGGATTCGGCAACCTGGCCGTCTGGTACGCCCAGTTCGACGAGAAGTGGGTCGAGGAGCGGTTCGGTGCGGACCTCTCCGCGCGTGGCCGCGACCGCTGGACACGGGCCCTGGCCAAGGCGCGCTCCCACGACACCCTCCAGGTCTTCGGCAAACTCACCGTCGTCATCGACGGCAAGCGCCGCATCGCGCCCGACCCGCCTCTCGTCACCCGCCTCGAGGAACTGCTCCCGGACGACCGGCGCGGCCAGATCGAGCAGCAGATCAGCCGGCTGATCGAGCGCTACGGCAAGACCCTGCAGTCGGACCGGCGGTTCCTGCTGGAGCAGTACCGGGTGGCCGACATGGCGCGCAAGGTCGTCGGGGTCGGCAGCGTCGGCACCCGCTGCTGGATCGTGCTCCTGCTCGGGCGGGACGACGAGGACCCCCTGTTCCTCCAGGCCAAGGAGGCCGACGAGTCGGTGCTGGCGCCGCACGTCGGGGCCACCGCGTACCCGACCCAGGGCGAGCGGGTCGTGTCCGGGCAGCGGCTGATGCAGGCCACCAGCGACATCTTCCTGGGCTGGGAGCGGGTCGAGGGGCTCGACGGCCGGCGCCGGGACTTCTACGTACGGCAGTTGCGGGACTGGAAGTGGGTCGCCGTGGCCGAGGACATGGTGCCCCGGGGCATGCGCACCTTCGGCGCCCTGTGCGGGGTGACGCTGGCCCGCGCCCACGCGAGGTCGGGCGACCGCATCGCCATCGCCGCGTACCTGGGCGGCGGCGACTCCTTCGACCGGGCGCTGGTGACGTTCGCGGAGCGCTACGCCGACCAGAACGAACGCGACCACCAGGCACTGGTCGACGCCGTCGCCGCCGGACGGCTGCGGGCGCAGGCCGGGTGA
- a CDS encoding carboxymuconolactone decarboxylase family protein, which translates to MGEKTIRTDGAGAPGATDSPVFDALVEMTLNAFERSRLDPETYLLTRIAALVATGASPASYLLNLGAADEIGVPLEKIQGTLVAIAPVVGSARVVTAARGIGEVLGVSLLPGGGDEEGVR; encoded by the coding sequence ATGGGTGAGAAGACGATCAGGACAGACGGCGCCGGGGCCCCCGGCGCGACGGACAGCCCCGTGTTCGACGCACTGGTCGAGATGACGCTCAACGCGTTCGAACGATCCCGGCTGGACCCCGAGACGTACCTGCTGACCCGGATCGCGGCGCTGGTGGCCACGGGGGCCTCCCCGGCCTCCTACCTGCTCAACCTCGGCGCCGCGGACGAGATCGGCGTACCGCTGGAGAAGATCCAGGGCACGCTCGTGGCCATCGCCCCCGTGGTCGGCAGCGCCCGCGTGGTGACCGCCGCCCGGGGTATCGGCGAGGTCCTCGGGGTGTCGCTGCTGCCCGGCGGGGGCGACGAGGAAGGAGTTCGCTGA
- a CDS encoding chloride channel protein: protein MLGRPEYRRALVFCGLIGVPVALIAFWFLVAVHQLEQLIWTDWPRDLGWKQAPWWWALPLLAPAGLVVGVVAARFPGRGGHVPAGGLHSGGITRKALPGVVIAALVGLPLGAVLGPEAPLIAMGGGLALLFASLARAPQTEASTALLGAAGAAAAVSALFGNPIVGAVLLIEVAGVGGPQLFAVMLPALLASGVGDLIFTGFVRWTGFETGSLDIGLPAPPPLGWADVLWAPVLAPALAFFVHWAFVGGRFAARFVATRTVRNTTLCALAAAVCITLYAVATGRSPAEAALSGESALSELARNPHAWPVGALIAVLAFKGLAYALCLGSLRGGPVFPALFLGGAAGALLAPLPGLGLVPAMAVGMAASVTAALRLPVSSVVLVVLLLGNVDTVALVVLAAVVSFVLVQWLPQGPNVPAFGEGPAERTPGRATH from the coding sequence ATGCTGGGCCGGCCGGAGTACCGCAGGGCCCTGGTCTTCTGCGGCCTGATCGGTGTTCCGGTGGCGCTGATCGCCTTCTGGTTCCTGGTGGCGGTCCACCAGCTGGAGCAGCTGATCTGGACGGACTGGCCGAGGGACCTCGGCTGGAAACAGGCTCCCTGGTGGTGGGCGCTGCCCCTGCTCGCGCCGGCCGGTCTCGTGGTCGGCGTGGTGGCCGCGCGCTTCCCGGGCCGGGGCGGACACGTGCCCGCGGGCGGCCTGCACTCGGGCGGCATCACGAGAAAGGCCCTGCCGGGCGTGGTGATCGCCGCCCTGGTCGGTCTGCCGCTCGGCGCCGTGCTGGGGCCCGAGGCACCGCTCATCGCGATGGGCGGCGGACTGGCTCTGCTCTTCGCGAGCCTGGCCCGGGCTCCGCAGACCGAGGCGAGCACGGCACTGCTCGGTGCGGCAGGGGCGGCGGCCGCCGTCTCCGCGCTCTTCGGGAATCCCATCGTGGGCGCGGTGCTGCTGATCGAGGTGGCCGGGGTGGGCGGCCCGCAGCTGTTCGCGGTGATGCTGCCGGCTCTGCTGGCCAGCGGGGTGGGGGACCTGATCTTCACCGGTTTCGTCCGCTGGACCGGCTTCGAGACGGGGAGCCTGGACATCGGCCTGCCCGCACCGCCACCGCTCGGCTGGGCGGACGTGCTGTGGGCGCCGGTGCTGGCGCCCGCCCTCGCGTTCTTCGTCCACTGGGCCTTCGTGGGCGGACGCTTCGCGGCGCGCTTCGTGGCCACCCGGACGGTACGCAACACCACCCTCTGCGCCCTGGCCGCGGCGGTCTGCATCACCCTCTACGCCGTCGCCACGGGCCGCTCGCCCGCCGAGGCGGCCCTGTCGGGCGAGTCCGCCCTCTCCGAGCTGGCGCGAAACCCGCACGCCTGGCCGGTGGGCGCCCTGATCGCGGTGCTGGCGTTCAAGGGCCTGGCGTACGCGCTGTGCCTGGGCAGTCTGCGCGGTGGCCCCGTCTTCCCCGCCCTGTTCCTCGGCGGTGCGGCGGGAGCGCTGCTGGCGCCGCTGCCCGGCCTGGGGCTGGTCCCGGCGATGGCGGTCGGGATGGCGGCCTCGGTGACCGCGGCCCTGAGGCTGCCGGTGAGCAGCGTCGTCCTGGTCGTGCTCCTGCTGGGCAACGTGGACACCGTCGCGCTGGTGGTGCTGGCGGCGGTGGTGTCCTTCGTGCTCGTCCAGTGGCTGCCGCAGGGCCCGAACGTCCCGGCGTTCGGCGAGGGACCGGCCGAGCGGACACCCGGTCGGGCGACCCACTGA
- a CDS encoding YhjD/YihY/BrkB family envelope integrity protein translates to MQSGTGTGDQHPGRPSRRAALRGRVASTRSRLMGLRARAEDRFPVITHLLSHLITVNVFDSATRLAAQTFLTAVPLLFVVASVAPQWLRDQFVASLHDAFGLTGSADAELNKVLQGTDDPSDELRQTTGVVGGLMVLVSATACSRAMQRLCQRAWSLPKASARVAAWRWVAWLATWLAMFAVQGTLRNGFGLGLWLGVPLLLIAEVGIWWWTQHLLLVARVPWRPLLPGALLTGTALAVLTSTASLYVPRALNHSLAKYGSLGAVFTVLSWLITLCVVATLCITAGAVIAREPAVARALGAPVPPDPPQAPPPG, encoded by the coding sequence ATGCAGTCAGGGACAGGGACCGGAGACCAGCACCCGGGCCGTCCGTCACGCCGGGCAGCGCTGCGGGGGCGGGTCGCCTCGACACGGTCCCGGCTGATGGGGCTGCGGGCCCGGGCCGAGGACCGGTTTCCGGTGATCACCCATCTGCTGTCGCATCTGATCACGGTGAACGTGTTCGACTCGGCGACCCGGCTCGCCGCCCAGACCTTCCTCACGGCGGTGCCGCTGCTGTTCGTGGTGGCCTCCGTCGCCCCGCAGTGGCTGCGCGACCAGTTCGTCGCGTCCCTGCACGACGCGTTCGGACTGACCGGAAGCGCGGACGCCGAACTGAACAAGGTCCTCCAGGGCACCGATGATCCGTCCGACGAGCTGCGGCAGACCACGGGCGTCGTCGGCGGGCTGATGGTGCTCGTCTCGGCCACCGCGTGCAGCCGCGCCATGCAGCGGCTGTGCCAGCGGGCATGGAGCCTGCCCAAGGCGAGCGCGCGGGTGGCCGCCTGGCGCTGGGTGGCCTGGCTCGCGACCTGGCTGGCCATGTTCGCCGTGCAGGGGACCCTGCGCAACGGCTTCGGCCTCGGCCTGTGGCTCGGCGTACCGCTGCTGCTGATCGCGGAGGTCGGCATCTGGTGGTGGACGCAGCATCTGCTGCTGGTCGCCCGCGTGCCCTGGCGGCCCCTGCTGCCGGGAGCCCTGCTGACCGGAACGGCCCTGGCCGTCCTCACGTCCACCGCGTCGCTGTACGTCCCCAGGGCCCTCAACCACAGCCTGGCGAAGTACGGTTCACTGGGCGCCGTCTTCACCGTGCTGTCCTGGCTCATCACGCTCTGTGTGGTCGCGACCCTCTGCATCACCGCCGGCGCGGTCATCGCCCGTGAACCCGCGGTCGCCCGGGCTCTGGGCGCCCCCGTGCCGCCGGACCCGCCCCAGGCACCGCCACCGGGATGA